The window TCTGCCAACTTGCGTTGGTAAAGGATTTACGAATCGCAGATACTAAGCCTTTATGAGCGTCAGAAATAACGAGTTCTACACCTTGTAATCCTCTTTCTTTTAAGTATTCAAAGAAGTTAGACCATGTGTTATCACTCTCTTCATTTTGAATCATGAAGCCAATAATTTCACGATCGCCATCTTTGGTTATTCCAATCGCAATGTGACAACTCTTAGAAAGTACTCGATTATCTTCTCTAATCTTTATGTACAGGACATCAGTCATCAAGTAAGGATAGTTTATATCTGAAAGCGATCGATTTTGCCATTCATTGACCAGAGGGTCTAACTGTTCAGTCAGACTAGAAACAAAGGACTTAGAAACTGATTTACCACATAACTCCTCAACAATCTTAGAGACTTTACGTGTTGAAACGCCTGAAACATACATCTCAAGCATTGAAGCAAGCAGCGCCTTTTCATTTCGCTGATACCGCTCAAACACCGTCGGTGAAAACTCACCATCACGTGTTCTAGGTACTCTTAATTCAAGTGTACCAACGCGAGTCGTAAAGTCACGCTCGTAGTAGCCATTTCGTTGACTCTGACGACTTTCAGATCGTTCATAGTCATCAGCTTTAATGTATTCTGTTCGTTGGTTTTCCATCAACTGATTGAAAACTGTCGTTAAAATATTTTTAGACACATCATCTTTAACGGAATGTTCAATAATACTTTGAACCTCTTCGTTGTTCAGTGTAAAATGTACTTGGGTCATGTAAAGTCCTCCTGGGTATGTTTTTAATGGTTAAAAACATTGTACCGTAAAAGGGCTGTTACATGGCCTTTTAACTTTTACACAATTATATGGACTTTATCAAAAATGCAGTTATTTAGGAATAGATAGGATAATATTAAGAGTTTGAAAAACCAGAAAACGTATAAAATGGCCATTTAATGATGGATTTCATGCGATATTTTATGATGTTAAAATAATTGTTTTAGTTTTCTGATAGATGTTCATCTTTTTCATTTCGAAGTTTAATATGATTAATTTTAATATAGCGATAAATAGTGTTATGTATTTCCTCTTAGAATAAATTACCTTAGATGTTTCTTTAAAATAGAAACGTCTTTTTCTGTGTCTTAAAGGAGAGTATATATTCTAAGATAACGAACTAAATATTACGTTTAGAGAGGCTTATTTAAGCGTATTGAAGCAGAAGAGGGAAAAAAAGTATATTTTAATAAAGAAAATTAAATTAATAAGGAGTTATTCTAAAGTAAAAAGAGCTTAAGATTGGCGAGATAGAAAGGAACTTATTTCTATCTGAGAGGAGTGGAGTAATGGAAAGGAAACCTGCTTTTATTGATGTGAAATTTAATCAAACTGTTTCTGATAGTCATGCGCTGCAAGCAAAGTCAACGATGCTATTTCTAAAAATTGGTACGGACGACTTAAATCAATTCCCGCATGATAGCTTTATGAAAAGTGAAGTTAAAACAAGTTTTTTGAATGCTTGCTTAGGACTGGAAATTTCACTACGAACAATAACCAATTCTTTTCTATTATCGATGGTTAGAATAGATGTATTAAAATACGGATTAATTAACACAGTAAGAACGATAAGAGCAGATATATGATGAGACGGAATGAATGTGAAAATGTTAAGAAGAAGCATAAAAAGCACAAAATTATTAAAGGAATCGGTTTACTGGTTCCGTTGATCCTATTTGGAACTGGCTATTTTCTTTTTTATTCTTATGTGATATCAACCTACAATATTCATATTATTTCAGGATCTTCAATGGAGAATGAATTTAAGGATACAGACACAGTATTGGTAAAAGCTGTTGATTCTTTGAGTAGATACTCTGTAATTTCTTTTGCTCATGAAGATGAAATGTATGTAAAAAGAATCATTGGCGTTCCGGGAGACGCAGTTATTGTTAATCAAAATAGGATAAGTATTGACACAGGTGGGCAAGGGAAGTTTGAATCTGTTTATGATTTTGAATTAAGTGAAACTGTGGCTGATGAATTAAAAAAAATCATGATTATTCCAGCAAATTCTTATTTTGTCGTTGGCGATAATTCAGATATATCAAAGGATAGTAGAGAGTTTGGCTGGGTAATGCGGAACAACATTGAAGGAAAGATTATTTTAAATTTTGAATAATCGGAGGGAGCTTTGAGTGGAAGTAATCGGATTAATTTT is drawn from Carnobacterium gallinarum DSM 4847 and contains these coding sequences:
- a CDS encoding IS256 family transposase: MTQVHFTLNNEEVQSIIEHSVKDDVSKNILTTVFNQLMENQRTEYIKADDYERSESRQSQRNGYYERDFTTRVGTLELRVPRTRDGEFSPTVFERYQRNEKALLASMLEMYVSGVSTRKVSKIVEELCGKSVSKSFVSSLTEQLDPLVNEWQNRSLSDINYPYLMTDVLYIKIREDNRVLSKSCHIAIGITKDGDREIIGFMIQNEESDNTWSNFFEYLKERGLQGVELVISDAHKGLVSAIRKSFTNASWQRCQVHFLRNIFTTIPKKNSKPFREAVKAIFKFTDINLAREAKNRLVEEYYDQKKYTKAYETLDNGFEDAFQYTVLGNSHNRLKSTNLLERLNQEVRRREKIIRIFPNHASANRLIGAVLMDLHEEWISSTRKYINFSK
- the lepB gene encoding signal peptidase I, which codes for MMRRNECENVKKKHKKHKIIKGIGLLVPLILFGTGYFLFYSYVISTYNIHIISGSSMENEFKDTDTVLVKAVDSLSRYSVISFAHEDEMYVKRIIGVPGDAVIVNQNRISIDTGGQGKFESVYDFELSETVADELKKIMIIPANSYFVVGDNSDISKDSREFGWVMRNNIEGKIILNFE